The following are encoded together in the Streptomyces rapamycinicus NRRL 5491 genome:
- a CDS encoding twin-arginine translocation signal domain-containing protein has product MGAIGRRHFLYGAAAVAAGVMGTGCTPEGLTKSSDPGGVPVIAIGPSADRSR; this is encoded by the coding sequence ATAGGTCGGCGTCACTTCCTGTACGGCGCGGCCGCGGTGGCCGCCGGTGTCATGGGCACCGGATGTACCCCGGAGGGTCTGACGAAGTCGAGCGACCCGGGTGGCGTGCCGGTCATCGCCATCGGCCCCAGCGCAGATCGTTCAAGGTGA
- a CDS encoding ABC transporter ATP-binding protein, with translation MTAGTDTVGEESAPAGADTATRAGSTRGRLVLKGIHKALGGKEVVRGIDLTMEPGEFLTLLGPSGCGKSTTLNMVAGHLLPDSGVVEVDGRDITRLPANRRAMGMVFQSYALFPHMTVAENIAFGLRMRKVGAARRRRRAAEALELVGLDGMGERYPRQLSGGQRQRTALARALIVEPDLLLLDEPFSNLDAQLRVRLREEVAALQRRVGTTTILVTHDQDEALAVSDRIAVMAEGAIHQLDVPETVYLRPATDFVAQFVGEVNVLDGIAAGAAAEGHRCRIDDTHLVTATPVGTAPGDGEAVRLYVRPEAVRVLATPQTGSGTGRPASTPDRTAAEPGLPGTVEATRFLGTRVRCVVATAAGRVEATLPFGSEVPGLGEEVICAWQPQHASLTARP, from the coding sequence GTGACCGCGGGGACGGACACCGTGGGCGAGGAGAGCGCACCGGCCGGGGCGGACACCGCCACGCGGGCGGGGAGCACCCGCGGACGGCTGGTCCTCAAGGGGATCCACAAGGCCCTCGGCGGCAAGGAGGTCGTCCGTGGCATCGACCTGACGATGGAGCCCGGGGAGTTCCTCACCCTGCTCGGTCCTTCGGGGTGCGGCAAGAGCACCACGCTGAACATGGTGGCGGGCCATCTGCTGCCCGACTCCGGCGTGGTGGAGGTGGACGGCCGCGACATCACCCGGCTCCCGGCGAACCGGCGGGCCATGGGCATGGTGTTCCAGTCCTACGCCCTCTTCCCCCATATGACGGTGGCGGAGAACATCGCGTTCGGCCTGCGGATGCGCAAGGTCGGCGCGGCCCGGCGCAGGCGCAGGGCGGCCGAGGCCCTGGAGCTGGTGGGCCTCGACGGCATGGGCGAGCGCTATCCGCGCCAGCTCTCCGGCGGGCAGCGCCAGCGCACGGCCCTGGCCAGGGCGCTGATCGTGGAGCCCGATCTGCTGCTGCTCGACGAGCCGTTCTCCAATCTCGACGCCCAGCTCAGGGTGCGTCTGCGCGAGGAGGTCGCCGCCCTCCAGCGCCGGGTGGGCACCACCACGATCCTGGTCACCCACGATCAGGACGAGGCGCTCGCGGTGTCGGACCGGATCGCGGTGATGGCCGAGGGGGCGATCCATCAGCTGGACGTCCCCGAGACCGTGTATCTGCGCCCGGCCACGGACTTCGTGGCGCAGTTCGTCGGCGAGGTCAATGTGCTCGACGGGATCGCGGCGGGGGCGGCCGCCGAAGGGCACCGCTGCCGGATCGATGACACCCACCTCGTCACGGCGACACCGGTGGGCACCGCGCCGGGCGACGGCGAGGCGGTACGGCTCTATGTGCGGCCGGAGGCCGTACGGGTGCTGGCCACACCCCAGACCGGGTCCGGGACGGGCCGCCCGGCGAGCACACCTGACCGTACGGCGGCGGAGCCGGGGCTCCCCGGCACCGTCGAGGCCACCCGCTTCCTCGGCACCCGGGTGCGCTGCGTCGTGGCCACGGCCGCGGGACGTGTCGAGGCCACGCTGCCGTTCGGTTCCGAGGTGCCCGGGCTGGGCGAGGAGGTGATCTGCGCATGGCAACCACAGCACGCGTCGCTGACGGCACGGCCCTGA
- a CDS encoding GntR family transcriptional regulator, with product MAERDLPLYEQIRRELEGNIRDGRWQPGTRVPTEAELGEQFGVSRITVQRALRELVDAGLVVRYRRHGTFVAQTTDEENLLRSAGVLTSGPEAHGDHRVISAKVLPAGGAALRLPGLDDNDAVVQLRRHKLSPDGSRVTGTELAVLPFRFAPDLLDQDLVTITSHMYLRDRGVPLQRSRLYVEPYSLDEEHAELFGLKPGTAVFRWLRTTWAENDEVVEHLEMILPTDTSRFYVETSLQGR from the coding sequence ATGGCCGAACGTGACCTCCCGCTGTACGAGCAGATCCGCCGGGAGCTGGAGGGCAACATCCGGGACGGCCGGTGGCAGCCCGGGACCCGGGTGCCCACCGAGGCCGAGCTCGGAGAACAGTTCGGTGTCTCGCGGATCACCGTGCAGCGCGCGCTGCGCGAGCTCGTGGACGCCGGGCTGGTCGTCCGGTACCGCAGGCACGGCACGTTCGTGGCGCAGACCACCGATGAGGAGAATCTGCTCCGCTCCGCGGGCGTGCTGACCAGCGGGCCCGAGGCCCACGGCGACCACCGGGTGATCAGCGCCAAGGTCCTGCCCGCGGGCGGGGCGGCCCTGCGGCTGCCCGGCCTGGACGACAACGACGCCGTCGTACAGCTCCGTCGCCACAAGCTGAGCCCCGACGGCAGCCGCGTGACCGGCACGGAGCTCGCCGTCCTGCCCTTCCGATTCGCCCCCGACCTGCTCGACCAGGATCTGGTCACCATCACGAGCCATATGTATCTCCGCGACCGCGGCGTGCCACTGCAACGCTCGCGGCTCTACGTGGAGCCGTACTCCCTGGACGAGGAGCACGCCGAGCTCTTCGGCCTGAAGCCGGGTACCGCGGTCTTCCGCTGGCTGCGCACTACCTGGGCGGAGAACGACGAGGTGGTCGAACACCTCGAAATGATCCTGCCGACCGACACATCCCGCTTCTACGTGGAGACCTCTCTCCAAGGCCGCTGA
- a CDS encoding ABC transporter permease: MTTATESERSTATGKAAGKPIAAAAGGRARRLLGAAFAALVGLFLLAPVLVTIASSLTTTSYVTFPPKGLTLHWYAELLNRPEFLDSFLLSIGVAAGAAVVSTALGLAAGLAIHRYPFPGKSVLDRLFSSAFAVPTIVLGIGLLQWYAQLGMASSPLTLLLAHLVLTVPYTVRLVLAGLAGLDRSAELAAAGLGAKAPRVFWHVTLPAVRGPLIAGAFFALITSFDDLTIALFVVTTDMQTLPVRIFNYLQYNYDPTVTAVGTVMVLFAAVAVVIIERVVGVAHLFGADPEQ; the protein is encoded by the coding sequence ATGACCACGGCAACGGAATCCGAAAGGTCGACGGCGACGGGCAAGGCCGCGGGCAAGCCGATCGCCGCGGCCGCGGGCGGGCGCGCACGGCGCCTGCTCGGCGCCGCGTTCGCCGCGCTCGTCGGCCTGTTCCTGCTGGCGCCCGTGCTGGTGACCATCGCCTCCTCGCTCACCACGACCAGCTACGTCACCTTCCCGCCCAAGGGGCTGACCCTGCACTGGTACGCGGAGCTGCTGAACCGCCCCGAGTTCCTGGACTCGTTCCTGCTCAGCATCGGCGTGGCGGCGGGAGCGGCCGTGGTGTCCACGGCGCTCGGGCTCGCCGCGGGGCTGGCCATCCACCGCTATCCGTTCCCGGGGAAGTCGGTGCTGGACAGGCTGTTCTCGAGTGCGTTCGCCGTGCCGACGATCGTGCTCGGCATCGGGCTGCTGCAGTGGTACGCCCAGCTCGGCATGGCGTCCAGCCCGCTCACCCTGCTGCTGGCGCATCTGGTGCTGACCGTGCCGTACACCGTGCGCCTGGTGCTGGCCGGGCTCGCCGGGCTCGACCGGTCGGCGGAACTGGCCGCCGCCGGGCTGGGTGCGAAGGCGCCGCGGGTGTTCTGGCATGTGACGCTGCCCGCCGTGCGCGGACCGCTGATCGCGGGGGCGTTCTTCGCCCTGATCACGTCCTTCGACGACCTGACGATCGCGTTGTTCGTGGTGACCACGGACATGCAGACCCTGCCGGTGCGGATCTTCAACTACCTCCAGTACAACTACGACCCGACCGTGACCGCCGTCGGCACCGTGATGGTGCTCTTCGCCGCGGTGGCCGTCGTCATCATCGAGCGCGTCGTGGGCGTCGCGCATCTGTTCGGGGCCGACCCCGAGCAGTGA
- a CDS encoding ABC transporter substrate-binding protein, translating to MPSPRSALPALCAVTSALALTVAVTGCGAPKPSAGGGKGGALVVAGYGGSFETAFRDSVLPAFEKSCGCKVTYIPGSSTDTVAKLKAQRANPQIDVALVDDGPQAQALEAGLLASIDTEVVPVDDVVKIARMENDSGVGFGLTATGIAYNPEWFEDHGIPKPTTWEDLANPKLKDKVVLPSITNTYGVGLLVGASKANGGSEKDVDPGLTAIKKIAKNAATFDTTADVSNYFLQGQAAASVWGVSRTSTLAEKDFPIEFVYPKDGAIGLVTTANVVKKAPHEELAQKFVAHLLKPSVQRALAKATYDGSVVRGVKEDPVLKNKVVSTDKVDSLLKLDWKTINKNRSAWTDKWNKQVESK from the coding sequence ATGCCATCCCCCCGATCAGCCCTGCCCGCCCTGTGTGCCGTGACCAGTGCCCTCGCGCTCACCGTCGCCGTCACCGGCTGCGGCGCCCCCAAACCCTCCGCCGGTGGCGGCAAGGGAGGCGCCCTGGTGGTGGCGGGCTACGGCGGCTCGTTCGAGACGGCGTTCCGCGATTCGGTCCTGCCCGCGTTCGAGAAGAGCTGCGGCTGCAAGGTCACCTACATCCCCGGCTCGTCCACCGACACCGTCGCCAAGCTCAAGGCGCAGCGCGCCAATCCGCAGATCGACGTGGCGCTGGTGGACGACGGTCCCCAGGCGCAGGCGCTGGAGGCCGGGCTGCTCGCGTCGATCGACACCGAGGTGGTGCCGGTGGACGACGTGGTGAAGATCGCCCGGATGGAGAACGACTCGGGGGTCGGGTTCGGGCTGACCGCCACGGGCATCGCCTACAACCCCGAATGGTTCGAGGACCATGGCATCCCCAAGCCCACCACCTGGGAGGATCTGGCCAATCCCAAGCTGAAGGACAAGGTGGTCCTCCCCTCGATCACCAACACCTACGGGGTGGGGCTGCTGGTCGGCGCGTCCAAGGCGAACGGCGGCTCGGAGAAGGATGTCGACCCCGGTCTCACGGCGATCAAGAAGATCGCCAAGAACGCGGCGACGTTCGACACCACCGCCGATGTGTCCAACTACTTCCTCCAGGGCCAGGCCGCCGCCTCGGTGTGGGGGGTGTCGCGCACCTCGACGCTGGCGGAGAAGGACTTCCCGATCGAGTTCGTCTATCCCAAGGACGGTGCGATCGGCCTGGTGACCACGGCGAACGTGGTCAAGAAGGCACCGCATGAGGAGCTGGCCCAGAAGTTCGTGGCGCATCTGCTGAAGCCGTCCGTCCAGCGGGCGCTGGCCAAGGCGACGTACGACGGCTCGGTGGTCCGGGGCGTCAAGGAGGACCCCGTCCTGAAGAACAAGGTCGTCAGCACCGACAAGGTGGACTCCCTGCTGAAGCTCGACTGGAAGACCATCAACAAGAACCGCTCCGCCTGGACCGACAAGTGGAACAAGCAGGTGGAGAGCAAGTGA
- a CDS encoding ABC transporter permease, whose amino-acid sequence MATTARVADGTALRSDGSAPTPGVPEPVRKRGPWRTGLLLASPAIAVLALLFIAPLFMLVYNSFRTQAGDPTLHNYTRFLGDSFYRDVLWHTLWIGALTTLGCLVVGYPFAVYLRGRSPRARNYLSLVLLSPLLISMVTRAYGWLVLLGPKGPIADGFHALGLDAPKMLYNDTAVVVGMVHVMLAYMVLPLMGSLDRIDPALTPAAKGLGASGWTCFWRITVPLSLPGMLAGSLIVFSLTVSSFVTPAILGGPTVKLMPYFVYTEATSNLNWPYAAAIGFVLIVVTTILTAVYARLLRGRGGKEVFA is encoded by the coding sequence ATGGCAACCACAGCACGCGTCGCTGACGGCACGGCCCTGAGGTCCGACGGTTCGGCGCCGACGCCGGGGGTTCCCGAGCCGGTCAGGAAGCGCGGCCCGTGGCGCACCGGTCTGCTGCTGGCCTCCCCTGCCATCGCGGTACTCGCCCTGCTCTTCATCGCACCGCTGTTCATGCTGGTGTACAACAGCTTCCGCACCCAGGCGGGTGATCCCACGCTGCACAACTACACGCGGTTCCTAGGGGATTCCTTCTACCGGGATGTGCTGTGGCACACCTTGTGGATCGGCGCGCTGACCACCCTCGGCTGCCTCGTGGTGGGCTACCCGTTCGCCGTCTATCTGCGCGGCCGCTCCCCCAGGGCGCGCAACTACCTCTCCCTCGTACTGCTGTCGCCGCTGCTCATCTCCATGGTGACCAGGGCGTACGGATGGCTGGTGCTGCTCGGGCCGAAGGGGCCGATCGCGGACGGGTTCCACGCCCTGGGCCTGGACGCGCCGAAGATGCTGTACAACGACACCGCGGTCGTGGTCGGCATGGTGCATGTGATGCTCGCGTACATGGTGCTGCCGCTGATGGGCAGCCTGGACCGGATCGACCCGGCCCTCACCCCCGCGGCCAAGGGCCTGGGGGCGAGCGGCTGGACGTGCTTCTGGCGGATCACCGTCCCGCTGTCCCTACCGGGGATGCTGGCCGGTTCGCTGATCGTGTTCAGCCTGACCGTCTCCAGCTTCGTCACCCCGGCGATCCTGGGCGGGCCCACGGTGAAGCTGATGCCGTACTTCGTCTACACCGAGGCCACGTCCAATCTGAACTGGCCGTATGCGGCGGCGATCGGCTTCGTCCTGATCGTGGTGACGACGATTCTGACGGCCGTGTACGCCCGGCTGCTGCGCGGGCGTGGTGGCAAGGAGGTGTTCGCATGA
- a CDS encoding alpha-L-arabinofuranosidase C-terminal domain-containing protein, with product MDSEVKNNAEVSPRKTPLGSSYEALVTNATVDKNGTLSVLVVNRSPDEDVKSRVDLGGFRHAGTVDVSVVAGRSYDDFNNAEHPDAVTIKKSHATAEDDSLNWTFPAHSVTLLRFPPQGK from the coding sequence GTGGACAGCGAAGTGAAGAACAACGCCGAGGTCTCCCCCCGGAAGACGCCGCTGGGCTCCTCCTACGAAGCGCTGGTGACGAATGCCACCGTCGACAAGAATGGAACGCTCAGCGTCCTCGTCGTCAACCGCTCACCTGACGAGGACGTCAAGTCCCGGGTTGACCTAGGGGGGTTTCGGCATGCCGGCACGGTCGACGTGTCCGTGGTGGCGGGGAGGTCCTACGACGACTTCAACAACGCCGAACACCCCGACGCCGTCACGATCAAAAAGTCCCACGCCACGGCGGAGGACGACTCCCTGAACTGGACGTTCCCGGCGCACTCGGTCACGCTCCTGCGGTTCCCACCACAAGGTAAGTAG
- a CDS encoding SGNH/GDSL hydrolase family protein yields the protein MTARRAAIGGLGAVLLAAAALHATPAAAAGGRHDVVTWAASADRAGGGTPDRGYRMVVHTSVGGSDPRIRLSNAFGDRPLTLDSVYAGVQKSGAELRRGSNRRLTFGGGPTVTIPAGEVALSDALPGSLPAATNLVVSLHTPDAAGPATGHGMAMQTSYTTQGDHTEEESAAHWTDTTGSWFYLDAVTVRTSAATGAVAALGDSITDGWQSTTDLNRRWPDYLARRLRQAATDVEGVANEGISGNKVLADGAGRSALNRLDRDVLSLPGVRTVFLFEGVNDIKAHTGVTAADMIAGYRRIIERAHAAGRCVVGATVGPFKGWSEWDAAAEGVRQEVNAFVRSGGEFDAVTDFDRALRSPYDPERILPFFDNGDHLHPNDKGMQALADAIDLTALDCADGP from the coding sequence ATGACGGCTCGCCGCGCCGCCATCGGTGGCCTCGGCGCCGTACTGCTCGCGGCCGCCGCGCTGCACGCCACACCCGCCGCGGCGGCGGGCGGCCGGCATGACGTCGTCACCTGGGCGGCGAGCGCGGATCGCGCGGGAGGCGGGACACCGGACCGCGGCTACCGGATGGTCGTGCACACCAGTGTCGGCGGAAGCGATCCGCGCATCCGCCTCTCCAACGCCTTCGGCGACCGGCCGCTGACCCTCGACAGCGTCTATGCCGGGGTCCAGAAGTCGGGCGCCGAGCTGAGGCGGGGCAGCAACCGTCGGCTGACCTTCGGCGGCGGGCCCACCGTCACCATCCCGGCGGGCGAGGTGGCGCTCAGCGACGCCCTGCCCGGCAGCCTGCCCGCCGCCACCAACCTGGTCGTCAGCCTCCACACCCCCGACGCGGCCGGTCCGGCGACGGGGCACGGGATGGCGATGCAGACGTCGTACACGACCCAGGGCGACCACACGGAGGAGGAGAGCGCCGCGCACTGGACGGATACCACCGGCTCCTGGTTCTACCTCGACGCCGTCACCGTCCGCACGTCCGCCGCGACCGGTGCCGTGGCCGCGCTCGGCGACTCCATCACCGACGGCTGGCAGTCCACCACCGACCTCAACCGCCGCTGGCCCGACTACCTCGCACGCCGGTTGCGGCAGGCGGCCACCGACGTCGAGGGAGTGGCGAACGAGGGGATCTCCGGCAACAAGGTACTCGCCGACGGTGCCGGGCGGAGCGCCCTGAACCGGCTCGACCGTGATGTCCTGTCCCTCCCGGGCGTGCGGACGGTGTTCCTCTTCGAGGGGGTCAACGACATCAAGGCGCACACCGGTGTCACCGCCGCGGACATGATCGCCGGATACCGCCGGATCATCGAGCGGGCGCACGCGGCCGGCCGGTGCGTGGTCGGTGCCACCGTGGGGCCCTTCAAGGGCTGGAGCGAATGGGACGCCGCCGCGGAGGGGGTGCGCCAGGAGGTCAACGCCTTCGTCCGAAGCGGCGGTGAGTTCGACGCGGTGACCGACTTCGACCGCGCCCTGCGCAGCCCCTACGACCCCGAGCGCATCCTGCCGTTCTTCGACAACGGCGACCATCTGCACCCCAACGACAAGGGGATGCAGGCGCTGGCCGATGCCATCGACCTCACGGCACTCGACTGCGCCGACGGCCCCTGA
- a CDS encoding FAD-binding oxidoreductase: MTVDSQTPRRAVAELERLLPAERVITGGPEYAAGTALWNGAVAARPAILLRCTSTAEVRAGVRTAREFGLPLSVRSGGHDWAGRALSDDGLTLDLTPMCSVHIDVEAGRATVGGGARANHVLAAADRYGLVAATGTIGTVGMAGLTLGGGYGPLGGRFGLAADNLAGAEVVLADGSVVWTDAEHEPDLFWALRGGGGNFGVVTSMEIRLHAVPTVVTGKVLYSLRQAPKVFARLEDVLSDCPDALTVRTGVINGPQGKPMAMLWPTWSGDPVVGTDPAGPVRRLTRLGTTAVAEFETGSYAAATAARDTMFPDGRYVTIRTRSLPRHTPEAVDALVQGAKAMTSPLSAFSLHHFHGAAARVPWSDTAFALRKPHMMAEVIAVWTPEKDSGRHAAWADAASAALEPHAFAGGYANLMGPEATDQIPYVYGGNTARLLAIKETVDPDGVFQGIPLPKAASRALSHR, encoded by the coding sequence ATGACAGTCGACTCACAGACTCCGCGCAGAGCGGTGGCGGAACTCGAGAGGCTCCTGCCCGCCGAACGGGTCATCACCGGGGGCCCCGAGTACGCGGCGGGCACCGCGCTGTGGAACGGCGCGGTGGCCGCCAGGCCCGCGATTCTGCTGCGCTGCACATCGACCGCCGAGGTGCGGGCAGGAGTCCGGACGGCTCGTGAGTTCGGTCTGCCGCTGTCGGTACGGAGCGGAGGCCACGACTGGGCGGGGCGTGCGCTCAGCGACGATGGGCTGACGCTGGATCTGACCCCGATGTGCTCGGTGCACATCGATGTGGAGGCCGGTCGGGCGACCGTCGGCGGAGGGGCCAGGGCGAACCATGTGCTCGCCGCCGCCGACCGGTACGGATTGGTCGCCGCCACCGGCACCATCGGCACCGTGGGCATGGCCGGGCTGACCCTGGGCGGCGGATACGGCCCGCTGGGCGGCCGATTCGGCCTCGCCGCCGACAACTTGGCGGGCGCCGAGGTGGTGCTGGCCGACGGATCCGTCGTCTGGACCGACGCCGAGCACGAGCCGGACCTGTTCTGGGCGCTGCGTGGCGGAGGTGGCAACTTCGGCGTGGTGACGTCCATGGAGATCCGGCTGCACGCGGTGCCCACCGTGGTCACGGGGAAGGTGTTGTACTCGCTGCGGCAGGCCCCGAAGGTCTTCGCCCGGCTGGAGGACGTCCTGTCGGACTGCCCGGACGCGTTGACGGTCCGGACCGGAGTCATCAACGGTCCTCAAGGGAAGCCCATGGCCATGCTGTGGCCGACCTGGTCCGGCGATCCGGTCGTCGGCACGGATCCGGCAGGTCCGGTACGGCGGCTGACGCGCCTGGGCACCACCGCGGTGGCCGAGTTCGAGACCGGTTCGTACGCGGCCGCGACGGCGGCACGGGACACCATGTTCCCGGACGGGCGGTACGTCACCATCCGTACGCGTTCCCTGCCGCGCCACACCCCCGAGGCGGTGGACGCCCTGGTGCAGGGGGCCAAGGCGATGACATCGCCCCTGTCGGCCTTCTCCCTGCACCATTTCCACGGGGCGGCCGCCCGTGTCCCGTGGTCGGACACGGCCTTCGCGTTGCGCAAACCGCATATGATGGCCGAGGTCATCGCCGTGTGGACGCCGGAGAAGGACAGCGGCCGGCACGCCGCCTGGGCCGATGCCGCCTCGGCGGCGCTGGAGCCGCACGCCTTCGCCGGCGGCTACGCCAACTTGATGGGGCCCGAGGCCACTGACCAGATCCCCTATGTCTACGGCGGCAACACCGCCCGGCTGCTCGCGATCAAGGAAACCGTCGACCCGGACGGCGTGTTCCAGGGCATTCCCCTGCCGAAGGCGGCTTCCCGCGCGCTGAGCCACAGGTGA
- a CDS encoding DUF6924 domain-containing protein, whose protein sequence is MPSPSMLPAIDFTHHDFESEALVVRTDHSDDEAWRAVVDLLNRPDRNGFEVRTHLVDNRAFTGASPDDVLSAAAAEPALEVVFLADAATMTGEHTLLAVSTRSQELEDGDMELARDFRLLPPEVNLVHVNLAIGHMDFWEFAYHASLATDGILRL, encoded by the coding sequence ATGCCCAGTCCCTCCATGCTCCCGGCCATCGATTTCACGCATCACGATTTCGAATCCGAAGCCCTTGTCGTACGCACGGACCATTCGGACGACGAAGCATGGCGGGCCGTCGTCGACCTGCTCAATCGGCCCGACCGCAACGGGTTCGAGGTGCGCACCCACCTGGTCGACAACCGTGCGTTCACCGGGGCGAGTCCGGATGACGTGCTCTCCGCTGCCGCCGCCGAACCAGCGCTCGAGGTGGTGTTCCTGGCCGATGCCGCCACCATGACGGGCGAGCACACCCTGCTCGCGGTGTCGACCAGAAGCCAGGAGCTGGAGGACGGAGACATGGAACTCGCCCGCGACTTCCGTCTGTTGCCCCCGGAAGTCAATCTGGTGCACGTGAACCTGGCCATCGGACATATGGACTTCTGGGAATTCGCGTATCACGCGTCACTCGCCACGGATGGCATTCTCCGCCTGTGA
- a CDS encoding NAD(P)/FAD-dependent oxidoreductase gives MRVVVIGAGVVGAAVAAELAARGARVTVLEAAHPGAGTTANSFAWINSANKEPEPYFALNRAGIRAHYELAGDGAPWFFPAGNLEWAVTDRHKEVLAGRVARLTARDYPVEWITAERARELEPDLAGAPSHAVFAFFPEEAYTLPVPLLSRLLGAARDRGATVAGGARVTAIEHGPTGATVICSDGGRHPADTVVSCAGRWTQEVARLAGAHVPMADPDLAGSATVGFLATTAPAPARLSRVLTGPRLNVRPDGGGRLLLQALDLDATADPGKPYAPDGEIATAMLARLPEVLNGAEGTVVEKVRVGQRAMPGDGFTVAGFPATGVPFYVVATHSGITLAPLLGRLVAEELHGDESPLLKDFRPGRFTSGAVLPPPPPARRPGEQ, from the coding sequence GTGCGAGTTGTGGTCATCGGAGCCGGAGTGGTGGGCGCGGCGGTGGCGGCGGAGCTGGCCGCGCGTGGCGCCCGGGTCACCGTGCTGGAGGCCGCGCACCCCGGAGCGGGCACCACGGCGAACTCGTTCGCCTGGATCAACAGCGCGAACAAGGAGCCGGAGCCGTACTTCGCGCTCAACCGCGCCGGTATCCGCGCACACTACGAGTTGGCCGGGGACGGGGCGCCATGGTTCTTCCCCGCCGGAAACCTGGAGTGGGCGGTGACGGACCGCCACAAGGAGGTGCTGGCCGGGCGGGTGGCGCGGCTGACGGCCAGGGACTACCCGGTGGAGTGGATCACCGCTGAACGGGCCCGGGAGCTGGAGCCGGACCTCGCGGGCGCACCGTCCCACGCCGTGTTCGCCTTCTTCCCCGAGGAGGCGTACACCCTGCCCGTGCCGCTGCTGTCCCGGCTGCTGGGCGCCGCCAGGGACCGTGGCGCTACGGTGGCCGGCGGCGCCAGGGTCACCGCGATCGAACACGGCCCGACCGGAGCCACGGTCATCTGCTCCGACGGCGGCCGCCACCCGGCGGACACGGTGGTGAGCTGCGCGGGCCGGTGGACACAGGAGGTGGCCCGACTGGCCGGTGCGCACGTCCCCATGGCGGATCCGGATCTGGCGGGCTCGGCCACGGTGGGCTTCCTCGCCACCACCGCACCGGCGCCCGCGCGGCTGTCGCGCGTGCTGACCGGCCCACGGCTGAACGTCCGCCCGGACGGCGGCGGTCGCCTGCTGCTCCAGGCCCTGGACCTGGACGCGACGGCGGACCCCGGCAAGCCGTACGCGCCCGACGGTGAGATCGCCACCGCCATGCTGGCCCGCCTGCCCGAGGTGCTGAACGGCGCCGAGGGCACCGTGGTGGAGAAGGTACGGGTCGGCCAGCGCGCCATGCCGGGCGACGGCTTCACGGTGGCGGGCTTCCCCGCCACCGGCGTTCCGTTCTATGTGGTGGCGACCCACAGCGGCATCACCCTGGCCCCGCTGCTCGGCCGCCTGGTCGCGGAGGAGCTCCACGGCGATGAGTCCCCCCTGCTGAAGGACTTCCGGCCCGGCCGCTTCACCTCGGGCGCGGTCCTGCCCCCACCGCCTCCGGCCCGCCGCCCGGGCGAACAGTGA